A genomic window from Periweissella cryptocerci includes:
- a CDS encoding M20 metallopeptidase family protein, whose product MSLLDSLPSQQIIAWRRHLHQHPELSFQEVQTAAYIKDVLETFPNLTITEPVENGIMAVLEGAHPGKTIALRADIDALPVTEETDVPFKSENDGIMHACGHDAHTAMLLGAVEVLTKMQDKIAGKVKFLFQPAEEMPPGGAKMLIEAGVLNDVDEIYGCHVVPMIPSGAIGKRVGAFSANSDVFDLKIIGKGSHAMMPEAAIDPITIGAEIISTINNMVARRISPLDNAVCSFGEFTSGQAANVIPETARIQGSVRTLKQETRLKLRSMIEGAIENITKMYGATYELQFDFGYSSVVNDKDCVDNVMEAATQIVGEQAIFEVPQMLGGEDFGMYTDVKPGAFFVLGVGTAEDGYKYINHNPKFDLDEKALPVGTAVFVNTILSISAKTLAGQEMAATN is encoded by the coding sequence ATGTCATTACTTGATTCATTACCATCACAACAAATTATTGCTTGGCGTCGTCATTTGCACCAACATCCAGAATTGTCATTTCAAGAAGTGCAAACAGCGGCGTATATTAAAGACGTGCTTGAAACATTCCCTAATTTGACAATCACTGAACCGGTTGAAAATGGGATCATGGCAGTGCTTGAAGGTGCCCACCCTGGTAAGACGATTGCGTTGCGCGCTGATATTGATGCATTGCCAGTGACGGAAGAAACTGATGTGCCATTCAAGTCTGAAAATGACGGTATCATGCATGCATGTGGTCACGATGCCCACACAGCAATGTTACTAGGGGCAGTTGAAGTTTTGACAAAGATGCAAGATAAGATTGCGGGTAAGGTTAAATTCCTCTTTCAACCGGCTGAAGAAATGCCACCTGGTGGCGCTAAGATGTTGATTGAAGCCGGCGTCCTCAATGACGTCGATGAAATTTACGGTTGCCACGTCGTTCCAATGATTCCATCAGGAGCGATTGGTAAACGTGTGGGTGCATTTTCGGCCAACTCTGATGTCTTTGATTTGAAAATTATCGGTAAGGGTTCCCATGCCATGATGCCAGAAGCCGCAATTGACCCAATTACAATTGGTGCTGAAATTATCAGCACAATCAATAACATGGTTGCTCGCCGGATTAGTCCATTAGACAATGCTGTATGTTCATTTGGTGAATTTACCAGTGGCCAAGCCGCTAACGTGATTCCAGAAACTGCCCGGATTCAAGGCTCAGTTCGGACTTTGAAGCAAGAAACGCGCTTGAAGTTACGGAGCATGATTGAAGGCGCAATTGAAAATATCACGAAAATGTACGGTGCAACTTACGAATTACAATTTGATTTTGGTTACAGTTCAGTCGTTAACGACAAAGACTGTGTGGATAACGTGATGGAAGCAGCAACCCAAATCGTCGGCGAACAAGCAATCTTTGAAGTACCGCAAATGCTTGGTGGTGAAGACTTTGGTATGTATACTGACGTTAAGCCGGGTGCGTTCTTCGTTCTTGGTGTTGGCACGGCGGAAGATGGCTACAAGTACATCAATCACAACCCTAAATTTGATCTTGATGAAAAGGCACTGCCAGTTGGTACCGCAGTTTTCGTTAACACAATCTTGTCAATCTCAGCTAAAACTTTAGCTGGTCAAGAAATGGCAGCGACAAACTAA
- a CDS encoding ABC transporter ATP-binding protein, protein MMLEIKNLTHYFKDASHPLYQDVNLSFEPGKMYAVVGESGSGKTTLLSFLAGLDTPKQGQILLDGKDVNKIGLGNFRRDDVAIIFQSYNLLNYMSAYQNVKSALSITHSKHVGDKNYILAALAKVGIDEANAMKNVQQLSGGQQQRVAIVRAMLVDAPIVAADEPTGNLDAENSSAIVELFKNLTRELNKTVIIITHDQNVAQQADVQIQLADHQFKAN, encoded by the coding sequence ATTATGTTAGAAATAAAAAACTTAACCCACTACTTCAAGGACGCCAGTCACCCCCTCTATCAGGATGTTAATTTATCATTTGAACCGGGTAAAATGTACGCCGTTGTTGGCGAATCCGGTTCCGGAAAAACGACGCTACTGTCATTTTTGGCAGGGTTAGACACACCAAAACAAGGCCAAATTCTCCTCGATGGCAAAGATGTGAACAAGATTGGCCTCGGGAATTTCCGGCGTGATGATGTGGCTATCATTTTCCAGTCATATAATTTATTAAATTACATGTCAGCCTACCAAAATGTTAAAAGTGCCCTCAGCATCACACACTCAAAACACGTGGGTGATAAAAATTACATCTTGGCTGCCTTAGCGAAAGTCGGTATTGATGAAGCTAATGCCATGAAGAATGTGCAACAACTTAGTGGTGGTCAACAACAACGGGTAGCCATCGTGCGGGCAATGTTGGTTGATGCGCCCATTGTGGCAGCGGATGAACCAACGGGGAATCTGGATGCGGAAAATTCTAGCGCAATTGTTGAATTGTTCAAAAATTTGACGCGGGAATTGAATAAAACGGTCATTATCATTACCCATGACCAAAATGTGGCGCAACAAGCGGACGTACAGATTCAGCTAGCAGATCACCAATTTAAAGCAAATTAG
- a CDS encoding SprT family protein: MTDEQLQTLVEQISLEFFHQPFQHKAWFNKRLKTTGGRYQLQSHNIDINPKMYTAFDEVNLIGVVKHELVHYHLHLRGLPYQHKDQQFKVLLANVGGSRFAPQVPSDDSARKLQLVVEYQCQNCGQTYARKRHIDTKKYVCGKCKGHLVEIGSKRV; this comes from the coding sequence ATGACTGATGAACAGTTGCAAACATTAGTTGAACAGATTTCATTGGAATTTTTCCACCAACCTTTTCAACACAAAGCGTGGTTTAATAAACGGCTGAAAACAACGGGTGGGCGGTATCAATTGCAAAGTCATAATATTGATATTAACCCGAAAATGTATACGGCATTTGATGAAGTTAATTTGATTGGGGTGGTGAAGCATGAATTGGTGCATTACCATTTACATTTGCGGGGATTACCATATCAACACAAGGATCAACAATTCAAAGTCCTACTAGCAAACGTTGGTGGTAGTCGGTTTGCCCCACAGGTACCAAGCGATGATTCAGCCCGTAAGTTACAGTTAGTGGTCGAATATCAGTGTCAGAACTGTGGCCAAACGTACGCGCGCAAACGGCATATTGATACGAAAAAATATGTTTGCGGTAAATGTAAAGGACACCTCGTTGAAATTGGTAGTAAGCGTGTTTAA
- a CDS encoding ABC transporter permease has translation MNFLNRAWLNLRHKKGRSLLLVLVTSAILIFVLAGLIIQNAAVTATQNAQKSAGATVTLSANREKMFAQMQAAREAGETTRPAEATATVAQVKKIAALANVAGYSISNSASVNANGFDPIESSSSSQGGFGGGQGGTSRGGESNKPAQGDMNIAGVSTSASAAAFTGKTATLVDGRGITASDENTNNIMIEKNLADQDSLKVGDTVKVKSTDGKQKISLKIVGIYQLKSTATEGFSPIDPSNTIYASYTLANTLNGTVDQAANVTFTLSEPSKANAFVKAAKKLIDTNKLQLTADDAAYKALLTPLNNIKSFASKIVILVAVAGVIILTLIIVLMVRERRHEMGVLLSIGERKAKIVGQLFFELFAVLVISLGIAGVTGNYVGQTVGNQLVAQQTAQAKTTSETTGQPGSQGGRGMGGQLGAGGPGGMRGGMTNQASPAQLKQLNTTLNMKTLGELGGFGLVIILVAVSAASINILRLKPKRILTNE, from the coding sequence ATGAATTTTTTAAACCGAGCATGGTTAAACTTACGCCATAAGAAAGGCCGGAGTTTATTACTAGTATTAGTGACATCAGCAATTTTAATTTTTGTGTTAGCTGGATTGATTATCCAGAATGCCGCTGTGACGGCAACGCAAAACGCCCAAAAGAGTGCCGGCGCGACGGTGACGTTGAGTGCTAATCGTGAGAAAATGTTTGCCCAAATGCAAGCCGCCCGTGAAGCTGGTGAAACAACTCGTCCGGCTGAGGCGACTGCGACTGTTGCACAAGTCAAAAAAATTGCCGCCCTAGCAAATGTCGCCGGATACAGCATTTCAAATTCGGCTTCCGTTAATGCGAATGGCTTTGATCCAATTGAAAGTTCATCAAGTAGCCAAGGTGGTTTTGGTGGCGGTCAAGGTGGTACAAGCCGTGGCGGTGAAAGTAACAAGCCAGCCCAAGGCGATATGAACATTGCCGGTGTAAGTACATCAGCAAGTGCGGCCGCTTTTACTGGTAAAACCGCGACACTAGTTGATGGTCGGGGTATTACAGCTAGCGATGAAAACACGAACAATATCATGATTGAAAAGAACTTAGCTGATCAAGATAGTTTAAAAGTCGGTGACACAGTTAAAGTTAAGTCAACCGATGGCAAACAAAAAATTAGTTTGAAAATTGTTGGGATTTACCAATTAAAAAGTACCGCAACAGAAGGCTTCAGCCCAATTGACCCAAGTAACACAATTTACGCAAGTTATACGTTAGCTAATACGTTAAATGGCACGGTCGATCAAGCTGCCAATGTGACATTTACTCTGTCAGAACCAAGTAAAGCCAATGCATTTGTGAAGGCGGCTAAGAAGTTAATTGATACCAATAAATTACAATTAACGGCTGACGATGCAGCCTATAAAGCATTGTTGACGCCATTGAATAACATTAAATCATTTGCATCAAAAATTGTGATTTTAGTGGCGGTAGCTGGGGTGATTATTTTGACACTAATTATTGTGTTGATGGTTCGGGAACGACGCCATGAAATGGGAGTATTACTCTCAATTGGTGAACGGAAGGCCAAAATTGTTGGTCAATTATTCTTTGAATTATTTGCAGTCTTAGTTATTTCACTCGGAATTGCGGGGGTTACAGGGAATTATGTTGGTCAAACAGTTGGGAATCAATTAGTGGCGCAACAAACTGCGCAAGCTAAAACAACATCAGAAACGACGGGCCAACCTGGTAGTCAAGGTGGCAGAGGTATGGGCGGTCAACTTGGTGCTGGTGGACCTGGTGGCATGCGCGGTGGGATGACTAACCAAGCAAGTCCGGCCCAACTTAAGCAACTCAATACGACATTAAATATGAAAACACTTGGTGAATTAGGTGGTTTCGGCCTAGTAATTATCTTAGTGGCAGTTTCAGCAGCGTCAATCAACATTTTGCGCTTGAAGCCGAAACGAATTTTAACCAACGAATAG
- a CDS encoding MFS transporter, with product MDVVKTQSKLRTILLIVALFLGYIMIYIDKLSIGIALVPMSAEMGISPSAKGFIMSAFFLGYALMQIPMGFVNNKLGSKKILVFSIFMIGVFACLFGFGTSIIYFILIRFLAGAIAHSGYAASASKEVATKLPIGQRTFAQGILLSTSGIASAIGPMIVSPAVQSMGWVATYRLLAVIAVVIGLLLLIAIPNEKKAIVSEDVEVAPKVSLKTVWKNKQVWIFFFCAFFVNAIVYGITSWVPTFLTGPKGYTLIEAGNLASIAGACALVGAIVGSYVVGRWFQGNEKFVISVAAVIGAVGLFSAFYMETFATMALALAVADFALLITFVTLMSLPLKRFKSDVFAPSYATVATGGILGGVVSPSLIGLFVTASGGSFISVFTYFLILGLAMAATACLIPNLKKKKA from the coding sequence ATGGATGTGGTGAAAACGCAGTCAAAACTCAGAACTATCTTGTTAATCGTAGCCCTGTTCTTAGGTTACATTATGATTTACATTGATAAACTATCAATCGGGATTGCTTTGGTACCGATGTCAGCCGAAATGGGCATTAGCCCAAGTGCAAAAGGTTTCATTATGTCGGCTTTCTTCTTGGGGTACGCATTGATGCAAATTCCGATGGGCTTTGTTAATAATAAACTTGGTTCAAAGAAAATCTTAGTTTTCTCAATTTTCATGATTGGGGTTTTCGCTTGTTTGTTTGGTTTTGGGACATCAATCATTTATTTCATTTTAATCCGTTTCTTGGCTGGGGCGATTGCCCATTCAGGTTATGCCGCCAGTGCCAGTAAAGAAGTTGCAACTAAATTACCAATTGGTCAGCGGACATTTGCGCAAGGGATTTTGTTATCAACTTCAGGAATTGCTAGTGCGATTGGTCCGATGATTGTATCACCAGCGGTTCAAAGTATGGGGTGGGTTGCTACTTATCGCTTGTTGGCAGTAATTGCAGTCGTAATTGGACTTTTATTACTAATTGCGATTCCAAATGAAAAGAAAGCAATTGTCAGCGAAGATGTTGAAGTAGCACCGAAAGTATCATTGAAAACCGTGTGGAAAAACAAGCAAGTTTGGATTTTCTTCTTCTGTGCATTCTTTGTAAATGCGATTGTTTACGGAATTACCAGCTGGGTGCCGACATTTTTAACTGGTCCTAAAGGATATACTTTAATCGAAGCCGGAAACTTAGCTTCAATTGCTGGGGCGTGTGCCTTGGTTGGGGCGATTGTTGGTAGTTATGTTGTGGGACGTTGGTTCCAAGGTAACGAAAAATTTGTCATTAGTGTGGCGGCTGTCATTGGTGCCGTTGGTTTGTTCAGCGCATTCTACATGGAAACGTTCGCAACAATGGCACTGGCATTAGCAGTTGCTGATTTTGCTTTACTGATCACATTTGTCACATTGATGAGCTTGCCACTGAAGCGTTTTAAATCAGATGTATTTGCACCAAGTTACGCAACGGTTGCAACTGGTGGAATCTTGGGTGGGGTTGTTTCACCATCATTGATTGGATTGTTCGTTACCGCATCGGGGGGCTCATTTATCAGCGTATTCACGTACTTCTTGATTCTGGGACTTGCGATGGCTGCCACGGCATGCTTAATTCCAAATCTTAAAAAGAAAAAAGCTTAA
- the nhaC gene encoding Na+/H+ antiporter NhaC: protein MHNKKISTLEASLLLIGMLVILALGIIHLQLMPQVPVLLIIALFTLWATIRKIPLNTVTDSMASGIQKGIIPLLIFILVGALIGVWLQAGIIQSLMVFGFSIVSVQWFLPTVFLVTAIVGTAIGSAFTVISTLGLVFIGIGTALGLNPAMVAGAIISGAIFGDKTSPLSDSTNLAAAISGGELFAHIKNLSWSTIPAFFVSLIIYTIIGHTQSHVSLHSVATLIHVLEAHASVSAWAILPIGLLLIGAWLKIPAIPTLLLNISVTAIMILFQGHVGLKTIANVIETGFISNTGNHQVDALLTRGGITSMLGTVGLIILTLSLGGILLNLGIIETVMVPITKRLKSNGTLVLGTILTGISMNLLVGEQYLSVILPGNAFKEEFDKRGLAPVALGRVLEDGGTVINYLIPWGVAGAFAATTLGVPVLTFLPFVFFSWLSPIFSLFSGFTGIGLKKIDTVNN, encoded by the coding sequence ATGCATAACAAAAAAATCTCGACCTTAGAGGCTAGCCTCCTCCTAATTGGCATGCTCGTTATTTTGGCACTAGGCATTATTCATTTACAATTAATGCCCCAAGTCCCAGTCCTCCTAATCATTGCGCTTTTCACATTGTGGGCGACAATTCGCAAAATTCCTTTGAACACCGTTACTGATAGTATGGCTAGTGGTATTCAAAAAGGAATCATTCCATTGTTAATCTTCATCCTCGTTGGTGCCCTTATTGGGGTTTGGCTCCAAGCTGGTATCATCCAATCATTAATGGTGTTTGGTTTTTCAATTGTTTCTGTCCAATGGTTCTTACCCACTGTTTTCTTAGTTACTGCAATTGTCGGAACCGCAATCGGGAGTGCCTTTACCGTTATTTCAACATTGGGATTAGTTTTCATTGGTATTGGAACTGCGCTTGGTTTAAATCCTGCCATGGTTGCTGGAGCCATCATCTCTGGCGCCATCTTCGGGGATAAAACTTCACCACTCTCTGATTCAACAAACTTAGCAGCCGCTATTTCAGGTGGTGAATTGTTCGCCCACATCAAGAATTTATCTTGGTCAACCATTCCAGCCTTCTTCGTTTCATTAATTATTTACACCATCATTGGTCACACCCAAAGCCACGTATCTTTGCACAGTGTGGCAACGTTAATTCACGTCCTCGAAGCCCACGCGAGCGTTTCAGCTTGGGCAATCCTGCCAATCGGGCTCTTATTAATTGGCGCCTGGCTCAAAATTCCTGCCATCCCAACGCTTTTACTCAACATCAGTGTGACGGCCATTATGATTTTATTCCAAGGTCACGTTGGGCTCAAAACCATTGCCAATGTCATTGAAACTGGTTTCATCTCAAACACTGGTAATCACCAAGTTGATGCCTTGCTGACGCGGGGTGGTATTACGAGCATGCTTGGCACCGTTGGTTTAATTATTTTGACTCTTTCACTTGGCGGTATTTTGTTAAATCTCGGCATTATTGAAACCGTGATGGTACCAATTACGAAACGTCTTAAATCAAACGGTACCTTAGTACTTGGCACGATTTTGACAGGTATTAGCATGAACCTCTTAGTTGGTGAACAATACTTATCAGTTATCTTACCTGGGAATGCTTTTAAGGAAGAATTCGACAAGCGTGGTTTAGCACCAGTTGCTTTAGGTCGGGTACTTGAAGATGGTGGGACTGTTATCAACTACTTGATTCCTTGGGGTGTAGCCGGTGCCTTTGCCGCTACAACACTTGGCGTTCCAGTACTAACGTTCTTACCATTTGTTTTCTTTAGTTGGCTTTCACCAATTTTCTCATTGTTCAGTGGCTTCACTGGTATTGGTTTAAAGAAAATTGATACTGTTAACAACTAA
- a CDS encoding Tex family protein, whose protein sequence is MEPEILQAVIKTLSYRPKQVENVLSMLAEGNTVPFIARYRKERTQDLDEVQIREIQATAKTVTDLRDRKQTVVKAITEQGLLTPELQTKIDQAKTLQIVEDLYLPFKQKRRTKATIAKEQGLEPLANWLVSFPSGSVDAEAQKYVNDEVPDLEAVMNGVNEILAERIGENASYREWVRDFTWVKGMLAVSEKPKAKELDEQGVYQMYYEFSSRLNQLQSHQTLAINRGENEKVLKATIETDVDGILGHLRFKEIGNRQGKMADIVYAALEDAYKRFIGPAIERELRAKLTATASEQAINVFGENLYHLLMQAPLKGRIVMGFDPGFRTGSKLAVIDENGKFLAKQVIYPHKPASGKQRAEAADIFKDLIAKYQVELVAIGNGTASRESEEFVAANITAQTSYVIVNEAGASVYSASDAAREEFPDLHVEERSAVSIGRRLQDPLAELIKIDPKSVGVGQYQHDLPAKELDEQVDTVVETAVNQIGVNLNTASPQLLAHISGLNKTIANNIVNYRNENGEFLSRPQLKKVPRLGPKAYEQAVGFLRIVAGKNILDNTDIHPESYTIAKELLDKAGLNLKQVGTAATSVLSSLNNQATADEFGIGLSTLDDIIQGLSKPGRDVRDDMPGAVLRQDVLHIEDLQAGMKLQGTVRNVIDFGAFVDLGVKHDGLVHISRMAKKRIKHPSEIVAVGDIVDVWVVDVDTKRNRIGLSMLPLEEK, encoded by the coding sequence ATGGAACCTGAAATTTTACAAGCCGTAATAAAAACATTAAGCTATCGACCAAAGCAAGTTGAAAACGTGCTATCAATGCTTGCTGAAGGGAACACCGTACCATTTATCGCGCGGTATCGGAAGGAACGGACACAAGACTTAGATGAAGTTCAAATCCGTGAAATCCAAGCAACGGCGAAGACAGTTACTGATTTACGGGATCGTAAGCAGACGGTTGTGAAGGCAATTACCGAGCAAGGTTTGCTAACGCCGGAATTACAAACAAAAATTGATCAAGCTAAAACGCTCCAAATTGTGGAAGATTTATACCTACCGTTTAAGCAAAAACGGCGGACTAAGGCGACTATCGCCAAGGAACAAGGTTTGGAACCATTGGCCAATTGGTTAGTGAGCTTTCCAAGTGGTTCAGTCGATGCTGAAGCGCAAAAGTATGTGAATGATGAAGTACCAGATTTGGAAGCCGTTATGAACGGCGTAAATGAAATTTTGGCCGAACGAATTGGTGAAAATGCGAGTTATCGTGAATGGGTACGTGACTTCACGTGGGTTAAGGGGATGCTGGCGGTCAGTGAAAAACCCAAAGCCAAGGAACTCGACGAACAAGGCGTGTACCAAATGTACTACGAATTTAGTAGCCGGTTGAATCAATTACAATCGCACCAAACTTTGGCAATTAATCGGGGTGAAAACGAAAAAGTTTTGAAAGCGACGATTGAAACGGATGTCGATGGCATTTTGGGACACTTACGATTTAAAGAAATTGGTAACCGGCAAGGTAAGATGGCTGATATTGTTTACGCGGCCTTAGAAGACGCCTACAAACGTTTTATTGGACCAGCGATTGAACGTGAATTGCGGGCAAAACTAACCGCAACAGCCAGTGAACAAGCTATTAATGTCTTTGGCGAAAACTTGTATCATTTGTTGATGCAAGCACCACTGAAAGGGCGGATTGTCATGGGCTTTGATCCCGGATTTCGGACGGGTTCTAAGTTAGCGGTGATTGATGAGAATGGTAAATTCTTAGCAAAACAAGTAATCTACCCACATAAGCCAGCCAGTGGTAAGCAACGCGCTGAAGCCGCGGATATTTTTAAAGATTTAATTGCCAAATATCAGGTTGAATTAGTAGCGATTGGGAACGGAACTGCTAGTCGGGAATCAGAAGAATTTGTCGCGGCTAATATTACGGCGCAAACAAGTTACGTGATTGTTAACGAAGCCGGTGCTTCAGTTTATTCAGCCAGTGATGCGGCGCGTGAAGAATTTCCGGATTTGCACGTTGAAGAACGTTCCGCGGTTTCGATTGGGCGGCGTTTGCAAGATCCATTAGCTGAATTGATTAAGATTGATCCCAAATCAGTAGGAGTGGGGCAATATCAACATGATTTACCCGCTAAGGAACTTGATGAACAGGTCGACACTGTTGTTGAAACCGCCGTTAACCAAATTGGTGTTAATTTGAATACCGCTTCACCACAGTTGTTAGCCCACATTTCTGGCTTGAATAAAACGATTGCTAATAATATCGTGAACTACCGGAACGAAAATGGTGAATTTTTGAGTCGGCCACAATTAAAAAAAGTTCCCCGTTTAGGGCCTAAGGCGTATGAACAAGCAGTGGGTTTCTTGCGCATCGTCGCGGGGAAAAATATTTTAGATAACACCGATATTCACCCAGAAAGTTACACTATCGCTAAGGAATTATTGGATAAGGCCGGTTTGAACCTCAAACAAGTCGGAACAGCAGCAACAAGCGTCCTCAGTAGTTTGAATAACCAAGCGACCGCCGACGAATTTGGGATTGGGTTATCGACGTTGGATGACATCATTCAAGGACTGTCAAAACCAGGCCGTGATGTCCGTGATGATATGCCGGGTGCCGTTTTACGCCAAGATGTCTTGCATATTGAAGACTTACAAGCCGGCATGAAATTACAAGGAACAGTGCGGAATGTCATTGATTTTGGTGCCTTTGTTGATCTTGGTGTGAAGCATGATGGACTAGTACACATCTCACGGATGGCGAAAAAGCGGATTAAGCACCCAAGTGAAATTGTGGCGGTGGGTGATATCGTGGACGTCTGGGTAGTGGACGTTGATACGAAACGTAATCGGATTGGCCTGTCGATGTTACCGTTAGAAGAAAAGTAG
- a CDS encoding aldo/keto reductase yields MVYKAAEERYDNLPARRMGDTGMILPSLSLGFWKNMGGEQPLSKSREVILNAFDNGIFSFDNAASYSSGAAEETFGHVFEKDLKAHRNELVVTTKAGFHVWPGPFGEFSSKKTFVGALDLSLQRMHLDYVDIFYAHRWDPHTNLRETAETMDLMVRQGKALYVGVSNYTTEQFNAIAPIFAELGTPFVGNQVSYNMLNRNAETTGIVDAVGSHNKGLVAYGPLAEGLLSDRYLAGIPADMPIHWSSKYIFDNGTENIHAKIVGLNEIAQQRGQKLSQMALAWLLKDPRVGSVIIGASQTKHLLENIKMSENMDFSNEELNLITEILNK; encoded by the coding sequence ATGGTTTATAAAGCAGCCGAAGAACGCTACGACAACTTACCCGCTCGTCGCATGGGTGATACGGGGATGATTTTGCCAAGTCTTTCGTTAGGTTTTTGGAAGAACATGGGGGGTGAACAACCCTTAAGCAAATCACGTGAGGTAATCTTGAATGCGTTTGATAATGGGATATTCTCATTTGATAATGCGGCTAGTTATTCGAGTGGTGCCGCAGAAGAAACTTTTGGGCATGTGTTTGAAAAAGATTTAAAAGCCCACCGTAATGAATTGGTTGTGACCACGAAAGCTGGGTTCCATGTGTGGCCAGGACCGTTTGGCGAGTTTTCTTCTAAGAAGACGTTTGTCGGAGCCCTTGATTTATCGTTGCAACGGATGCACTTAGATTACGTCGATATTTTCTACGCCCACCGTTGGGATCCACACACTAATCTGCGCGAGACTGCGGAAACCATGGATTTGATGGTACGCCAAGGTAAGGCTTTGTATGTGGGCGTCTCAAACTATACGACGGAACAGTTCAATGCAATTGCGCCAATTTTTGCAGAACTCGGGACGCCATTTGTTGGTAATCAGGTTTCATACAATATGTTGAATCGAAATGCTGAAACCACTGGTATTGTAGACGCGGTTGGTAGTCACAATAAAGGTTTAGTAGCATATGGTCCATTAGCTGAAGGTTTGCTGTCAGATCGTTATTTAGCCGGAATCCCTGCCGATATGCCAATTCATTGGTCAAGCAAGTATATCTTTGACAACGGGACAGAAAATATTCACGCCAAAATTGTCGGCCTGAACGAGATTGCCCAACAACGCGGGCAAAAGCTTTCACAAATGGCATTAGCTTGGTTGTTGAAAGATCCACGTGTTGGTTCCGTAATTATCGGGGCATCTCAAACTAAGCACTTGTTGGAAAATATCAAGATGAGTGAAAATATGGATTTCTCCAATGAAGAATTGAATTTAATCACCGAAATTTTGAATAAATAA
- a CDS encoding TIGR00266 family protein — protein sequence MQYQLSNDSAFQLVEITLQQNEEIKIERGSMVYHTGDVELQGKMNSNGASGLGGLIKAVGRGMASGESMFMTTAIGQRDGAKISLGPALPGKIMELTTSPANNWRLNTGSFLAADEGVNYNMKRQELGKAIFAGTGGLFIMETTGEGSLLIASYGDIVEMDVTDHLIVDNGNVLAWSSSLDYKLEIASGMFGFKSGEGIVNHFSGQGKVLVQTRNLKAMADSLIPYMPTGGSK from the coding sequence ATGCAATATCAACTTTCAAACGACTCAGCTTTTCAACTGGTGGAAATCACTTTACAACAAAATGAAGAAATAAAAATTGAACGTGGCTCAATGGTCTATCACACCGGGGACGTGGAACTCCAAGGTAAAATGAATTCAAATGGAGCGTCTGGATTAGGCGGATTGATAAAGGCAGTTGGACGTGGAATGGCGAGTGGTGAAAGTATGTTTATGACCACTGCAATTGGTCAACGTGATGGCGCTAAAATTTCATTGGGACCAGCCTTACCAGGTAAGATTATGGAACTAACGACTAGTCCAGCCAATAACTGGCGGCTTAATACCGGTTCATTTTTAGCGGCAGATGAAGGTGTGAACTACAACATGAAGCGCCAAGAATTAGGGAAAGCGATTTTTGCTGGCACCGGTGGCTTGTTCATTATGGAAACAACTGGTGAAGGCTCATTGTTGATTGCCAGTTACGGTGATATTGTTGAAATGGACGTCACCGATCACTTAATTGTTGATAATGGTAATGTCTTAGCGTGGTCTTCAAGTTTGGATTACAAGCTTGAAATTGCCTCAGGAATGTTTGGGTTCAAATCAGGTGAAGGAATTGTGAATCATTTTAGTGGTCAAGGGAAAGTACTAGTTCAGACACGTAATTTGAAAGCAATGGCCGATTCATTAATTCCGTACATGCCAACCGGTGGCTCAAAATAA